The Streptomyces sp. NBC_01775 genome includes a region encoding these proteins:
- a CDS encoding alpha/beta fold hydrolase, translating into MRHPGTVLTDHVFSVPLDHSRPDGERIEVYAREVVAAGKEHEDLPWLLFLQGGPGHGSPRPLGPESWLGVALRHYRVLLLDQRGTGRSTPVNRQSLALRGGAEEQAAYLAHFRADAIVRDAEAARRSLLGERGKWSTLGQSFGGFCTLAYLSHAPEGLKECFVTGGLPGLRVGAEDVYRAAYPRVAAKNAAHYSRYPQDVEAVHRIVEHLAGREVRLPDGSPLTVERFQTLGMLLGQGSGSDALHYLLEDPWIRGVAGAELSDTFLEAVRARISLADSPLFAALHEPVYAQRSVSSLGTRWAAERVRGEFPAFDARRALAAGEPVGLTGEMIYPWMFDTDPALLPLREAAQLLAERGDWPDLYDTDRLAANEVPVYAAVYHDDMYVDRKHSLATARAVPRVRTWVTNEWEHDGLRVSQGKVLERLTGMARGEV; encoded by the coding sequence ATGAGGCACCCCGGCACCGTATTGACCGACCACGTCTTCTCCGTCCCCCTGGACCACAGCCGTCCGGACGGCGAGCGGATCGAGGTGTACGCGCGCGAGGTGGTGGCGGCCGGGAAGGAGCACGAGGACCTGCCGTGGCTGCTGTTCCTCCAGGGCGGCCCCGGCCACGGCTCGCCCCGCCCGCTGGGCCCGGAATCCTGGCTGGGCGTCGCGCTGCGCCACTACCGGGTGCTGCTCCTCGACCAGCGGGGCACCGGCCGCTCCACGCCCGTGAACCGGCAGTCCCTCGCGCTGCGCGGCGGCGCGGAGGAGCAGGCCGCCTACCTGGCCCACTTCCGCGCCGACGCGATCGTCCGGGACGCGGAGGCCGCACGCCGGAGCCTGCTGGGTGAGCGGGGGAAGTGGTCGACGCTGGGCCAGAGTTTCGGCGGCTTCTGCACGCTCGCCTATCTCTCCCACGCACCGGAGGGTCTCAAGGAGTGCTTCGTGACCGGCGGCCTGCCCGGTCTGCGCGTCGGCGCCGAAGACGTCTACCGCGCCGCCTACCCGAGGGTCGCCGCCAAGAACGCCGCCCATTACTCCCGCTATCCGCAGGACGTGGAAGCCGTGCACCGGATTGTGGAGCATCTGGCCGGCCGTGAGGTGCGGCTGCCGGACGGGAGCCCGCTGACCGTCGAGCGGTTCCAGACCCTGGGCATGCTGCTGGGCCAGGGCAGCGGCTCGGATGCCCTGCATTATCTGCTGGAGGACCCCTGGATCCGTGGCGTGGCGGGAGCGGAGCTGTCCGACACGTTCCTGGAGGCTGTGCGGGCGCGGATCTCACTGGCGGACAGCCCCCTGTTCGCGGCGCTGCACGAGCCGGTCTACGCCCAGCGCTCGGTGAGTTCACTCGGCACCCGCTGGGCGGCAGAGCGGGTCCGCGGCGAGTTCCCCGCCTTCGACGCGCGCCGGGCGCTGGCGGCCGGGGAGCCGGTCGGGCTGACCGGCGAGATGATCTACCCCTGGATGTTCGACACCGACCCGGCGCTGCTCCCGCTGCGTGAGGCGGCGCAGCTGCTGGCGGAGCGCGGGGACTGGCCGGACCTGTACGACACGGACCGGCTGGCGGCCAACGAGGTGCCGGTGTACGCGGCGGTCTACCACGACGACATGTACGTCGACAGGAAGCACTCGCTGGCCACCGCGCGCGCCGTGCCCCGGGTGCGCACGTGGGTGACCAACGAGTGGGAGCACGACGGGCTGCGCGTGAGCCAGGGCAAGGTCCTGGAGCGGCTGACGGGGATGGCGCGCGGCGAGGTGTGA
- the cobC gene encoding Rv2231c family pyridoxal phosphate-dependent protein CobC, whose translation MSAHGPDLRHHGDVEVRGAGAGLVDLAVNVRTGTPPAWLRTRLADSLATLAAYPDEGSARGAVARRHGLTEDRVLLTAGAAEAFVLVARALSARHPVVVHPQFTEPEAALRDAGHTVGRVLLRAEDGFRLTSGAVPDEADLIVVGNPTNPTSVLHPAASLAALAREGRTLVVDEAFMDAVPGEHASLVPLLDQLPGRTVVLRSLTKTWGLAGLRIGYVLADPATVRALAYHQPLWPVSTPALTAAEACSTPEALAEAEAAAKRFTDDRAYLSARLAAFREAGLREATPDPEGPFLLVRHPEAGAARERLRELGFAVRRGDTFPGLGPQWFRMAVRDRMTTDQFVDALHRALERT comes from the coding sequence ATGAGCGCGCACGGTCCGGATCTGCGGCACCACGGGGATGTGGAGGTCCGGGGAGCGGGAGCAGGGCTGGTGGATCTCGCCGTCAACGTCCGTACCGGCACTCCGCCGGCGTGGCTCAGGACGCGGCTGGCCGACTCGTTGGCGACGCTGGCCGCGTATCCGGATGAAGGCTCGGCCCGAGGGGCCGTCGCCCGGCGGCACGGGCTGACGGAGGACCGGGTGCTGTTGACGGCTGGGGCCGCCGAGGCGTTCGTTCTGGTGGCCCGGGCGCTTTCCGCACGGCATCCGGTGGTCGTGCACCCGCAGTTCACCGAGCCCGAGGCCGCGCTGCGGGACGCCGGGCACACGGTCGGGCGGGTGCTGCTGCGCGCCGAGGACGGGTTCCGGCTGACGTCCGGCGCCGTTCCGGATGAAGCGGATCTGATCGTGGTGGGCAACCCCACCAACCCGACCTCCGTCCTGCATCCGGCCGCCTCCCTGGCGGCGCTCGCCCGGGAGGGGCGCACGCTGGTCGTGGACGAGGCGTTCATGGACGCGGTGCCGGGCGAACACGCTTCGCTGGTACCGCTTCTGGACCAGCTGCCGGGGCGGACGGTGGTGCTGCGCAGCCTCACCAAGACGTGGGGGCTGGCCGGGCTGCGCATCGGCTATGTGCTGGCCGACCCCGCCACTGTGCGCGCGCTGGCGTACCACCAGCCGCTGTGGCCGGTCTCCACGCCGGCGCTGACGGCGGCCGAGGCGTGCAGCACCCCGGAAGCGCTCGCCGAAGCGGAGGCGGCGGCGAAGCGGTTCACCGACGACCGCGCGTATCTGAGCGCCCGGCTGGCGGCCTTCCGTGAAGCCGGGCTGCGGGAGGCCACCCCCGATCCGGAGGGGCCCTTCCTGTTGGTGCGGCATCCGGAGGCGGGTGCCGCACGGGAGCGGCTGCGGGAGCTGGGCTTCGCCGTGCGGCGCGGGGACACCTTCCCCGGCCTTGGCCCGCAGTGGTTCCGGATGGCCGTTCGTGACCGGATGACGACCGATCAGTTCGTCGACGCGCTCCACCGGGCCCTTGAGCGAACCTGA
- a CDS encoding cobalamin biosynthesis protein, protein MSGRDVSGRDVSDGDVSGRASAAGRRVTIGVGACQGVPPGEVLELVRDVLAGAGLTERDVTALATVTARAQEPGLLAVAERLTVPLLAYDATALARVQVPHPSDFSRTALGTPSVAEAAALLAAGADRMLLTPKTKSRPPHGAPVRATAALALGAPDARRAADARRTETSADPHHTETS, encoded by the coding sequence GTGAGCGGGCGCGACGTGAGCGGGCGCGACGTGAGCGACGGCGACGTGAGCGGGCGCGCAAGCGCCGCCGGGCGGCGAGTCACCATCGGCGTGGGCGCCTGCCAGGGCGTGCCGCCCGGGGAGGTGCTGGAACTCGTGCGGGACGTGCTGGCGGGCGCCGGGCTGACGGAGCGGGACGTCACGGCGCTGGCGACCGTCACGGCGCGGGCCCAGGAGCCCGGGCTCCTGGCGGTGGCCGAACGGCTGACGGTGCCCCTGCTGGCCTACGACGCCACAGCCCTGGCCCGCGTCCAGGTGCCCCACCCCTCGGACTTCTCCCGCACGGCCCTGGGCACGCCCTCGGTCGCGGAGGCGGCGGCGCTGCTGGCGGCGGGCGCGGACCGGATGCTGCTCACCCCGAAGACCAAGTCCCGCCCGCCGCACGGCGCTCCCGTACGCGCCACGGCGGCCCTCGCACTCGGCGCACCGGACGCGCGCCGTGCGGCGGACGCGCGCCGCACGGAGACATCAGCGGACCCGCATCACACGGAGACGTCATGA